The segment aaaaaaaaactaacccaGCATTAAAAAATTTGTAACAATGATCTAATGATCAATTTTTAATTAGGATAAACTATATACTAAActatcaaatttttttattttaggtattcaaaaaaattataattcactCATGTTATATAGTTCGATCTTTTTATCACTCTATTAAAATCACAAATCACATGTTAACGTGGTAGTTAAAAAATCGGTATAATATTTTAGCCATCAATTTTACATATTATATGTAGTAGCTATAcagagaaaaaaaaatcaaaattacagaaaattaaatctcaaaataattctaaaaaaaaaaaaagagacagcTTCCCTAACTAAGAGATACCTGAAATTTTTCAAGTTATGTTTTTATCATTTGAGTTGAATGATGTTGAATAAGATGTTAAACCCAGATTCAAGGTTTCAATAATCAGGCATGTATTGACATTACTTGCCTTCTTTGGTAGCCATCTTTTCCTCTATAATCTTCAACCAAATACAAACCCTAGTAAAATTAAGCTCTGATTTCAACTAGGGGTGAGTATTCAATCgagtaaaaaaaattcaagttaatcgagttgataaatcatattttagcaacttaactcaatttgaatttttttcaaatcgaatcgggtgaaaaaatttcgagttaagtcgagtcgagttaacgaatcatattatttatactcaatattGCGTTTACATGGACCGATTATTTAAGATGAAGtataagattatttaactacataaacaatataattgttttatcttttaacttaataagtaaatatttatcaaaacaacgaaattttgccttttaactttaaaaaaggtaaacatttatcgAAACAACGtagttttccattttcttattcaGATTTTCGGATAActtgaattgtgtaattcatattggAGTTAAActaaaaaacttaattttttattcaagttgatccaaataacttgattaactcaaataacttgaACTATTTTAATTCaacatttgaattttttatcgagtttttcgaatcgaatcggattttgctcacccctaattcCACCAATGGCTAAAACAAACAACCCTTTGCTTTTCATAGGTGCTTGGGGGTGGGGGGACGGGTAGAGGATAGGGGTGAGATtactataaaatttaattttattattatatttttttaaatacttACGTCTCTTATATATTttcttgaatttcttggaattaggatcatttgtaaattttgagagttaatttttaaaattataactaaattgatataatatgtatGTAACAACCAGATTTTagggctagtcggaacagtggttttgggaccacgaatccgacgtagtaaaaaaaaaattattatatttttatggtctacagttttacggaatgatttcgtgaaaatttcgtttaaaaattttgacgtttggtcactcaatttagtcaaaaggactaaattataataagtgcaaaatttgagttctacatgttaaaggtgtccaattgctatgggattttaaattagaggtccttatatgataattagaccatttgttaagttagttgacaaaaatagacatgaggtaagagatTTTAGTGATTTGAGAAAAGGGAATTTtgatcatttggttaataaaagaataaaaagggaaaataaagtcaaaatttgctcatctttcttcaaccttggccgaaacttggaagagcaccatagctagggttttttcatttttcaagcttgattgtaagtacatattagcctcgtttttaatgctctttatgtttttgaggtcgtaTTCACCCaatctttctatttctaccattgttttgaagtagggttcatgtttaaaattttacctatgtatgacatgcatgtgttttgatattttatggtagaaaatgaaagtttgatgtgtaataaacaacttttactaagtgattttttatggaaatACATAAAAAGACATATTtataaaaaagttataaaatgtgtagtaaagatgtgatttgatgaaaaatgtgggctaatatGAGCATGTATatagttcagctaggcttgggtaacaaagaaattgaatacatttcaatttacgagcctagggaataatttgtaaaaatgtgaaaagttaagagaaaaaggtaattttgccatagtatgattttCGGACcgaattgaacaatgtgataattaaataagttaaatttgctattatagatcaagaaagacgaggttTGGACcgtgatcgggggaaaaataaagttattGACAATTAGAtccatttcctactatttttgtaccgaggtaagttattatgtaaataatgcattgttctaattatgtttaaaatactttactattgtatgaattatgattactCATTGAGCGTGTTCAAAAAAGTTACGACAATcgtaaatcccgattgaaccttaggaatagatagggtacaaatgtcatgacattagggttatcgagactatgtgtaagaccatagttgagctATTGGCATCGAAAtgaggtcccatgtaagaccatatctgggatatggcattggtgtaGTACTTTGTGTgcgagattcccaagtatcctttagtatccCAAGTGGTTCAATAGGAAATGCTAcgagaatgtcaaagttgtgaaagactatggtatgttgtaaattggtacatgtatgtacataaaacttATGCTTAATGAGTTCGATATGTGATGAAAACCTCGATAAGGTTGTGGTTGAGTAAGTTTGATTATGTGATTTATAATGACATTTGTGTTAATTTACTtcaagttaattgtatgttaaatgtgagtttataatgattattatttgcatgagaacttactaagctttaaagcttactcatttccttttcctttgtcttatagtgttatcaagccagTTCGGGGATCGGAGATTATCGGAGatccagtcacactatcaacttaatatTTTTGGTACCaataatttcaatattttgaattgtggcatgtataggtcttggtcattttgttatgtgtcataattgatttggccaaatgtgttggcttatgttggttaatatttcattttgtaaatggccattgaaattggctaatattgatttaagtatatatacatatggTGATGCCTTTCATAGATGTGGTAGTTGCACGTTTTAAGTTGGTAAGCATGTGATGTTTGTATGTaataaatggtagcatgtgaaagATGTATGGATGCTTTGATTGTGGCTGGTTTGGTTGAATGTATATACTTGGAGTGGTGTTGTGTTTGTTGTGTAGGTTTGTGTATGAAAGGGTAacaatatggcttggaaaatagccttatttttgtttaCATGGctagacacacagacgtgtgtctttGCCGTGTGTGACACTCggttagccccatgggcgtgtgtttcgGTTGTGTGCCCCTGCActttaattgttgcaaaacagaatgctcagtattgagcacacgagtagagacacgagcgtgtggacgGCACGGCCTCAGGCACAGGGTTGTGCCCTGGGAGTGCAAAGTCTGCActtattttatgagaaattatgaaaattaaatcaaccACATGGCCTAATCAAACGGGCATGTGCCTTagtcgtgtgacttcaatttgtttatggatgacaaacagagagttacaagaGTTAGGGACATGAGTGTGTATGACTACACGGCCTGTTCTGATGATTAAATAATGAATCTAAAAAATAACTAGAGATGGCGAATTACTGAATACCTAAAATTCAAAATCAAGTCTTCTCAATTCAAAATTGATCAATTACAAGAGACAACTTTTATTTATTggtataaataaaaatttctaattaattaaaaatacttttaaattttaaatcaaattaaaattcattaagcAATAGTTATTGatgcaaaattttaaattttaaattttgatataatgatatattgttaattattaaaattaaatacataTTAATTGTTTAAAGTAGTTGATAACCTCCTACGAAACCATCCTTGTAAAACTTTTTACCCTGAAACCTTTAAATACATCttctataattaaaataaattattattttttaatttttcacaGTTAATTCAACACAAATTTAAATTAACTTAGAAAGTATAAATCagctaatttaattaaattattttaaaaattaaacaataaATTAATTATTGTATAAATTTGTCACTAtggatatttttatattttagtattTGATAACATTAGAATTGAatcatgtgaaataaatgaaggaTCCACACAATGAAAACATAAGAAATAATTCCAACAtaactatataaaaaaatttgataAAGTTAGCTATGAAATGTCAAATATATTTGTAATACCAAATATTATTTTGAATTAAACAATATTAAAAACCAAACCTAAGAAACTTCAAAATCAAAATGAATTGCAGTAAACCTaagataatttttaaaattataataaattttcgtctaatatataattttatatatgagttttaattttatgtaattttatatattaatttttattttctcacagattattaatacaattattgatataatattattttatatttttatattacatatacaaataattttatttacttaatacaaaaataatttaatgtatttaataaaaaattcatatatatataattatactaaattaaaatttataatataaattgcATATTAAATTAACACTCAGAGATATGTGCCACTTCGTTAATATAAGGAAAAAACTCAAGTTGAACCAACATGTTTGGCAGGGCTGATGTGAAATGTTGACTTCAAAAGGAAAATCTTTAAAAATGTCATCATCATTTACTATGACTAGGAATAGAACAAAGTTGGTAATAGGACTGCCACATATTAGTAATAAATTCTTCTTCTCCAGCAATTGGATGGGTGGATATTATTAAATCTATTAATTTTCTACGATTGATACATTTCGTTATGATTTATAATCTTgaaatttattcttatttttatgaatattaGATGTATATATTTTCATCCCATTTCCTTCCgttttaatttaattgttataattaatttttattttaaattttttaaattaataaatatttaaatataatttttaaaattatttaaatataatatatattatattatattattatattttactcttttaataatctatatataaggataaaataataagtatataTAGTAGAGCGGGGCAAAAAATTAATATAACTGTTGTATTCTAActatgcaaaaataaaaataaaaaaatccacCTCATCTTATATAGTTACATCTATTCTTCAAACAAAAAATTGCTCCATTCAAAAGAATGGATTCAAAATCTATTGAAGggtttaaattttacctttaaatttatctattaaaaattaagcataattaatatatatttctcCAAAatgacaaataaataaataattatgagTAGGTTATTAAATACAGTGAATGAATATCGTgcctaaaaatttaaatatagatGAATGAAAAGGGTTGCAAAAAGAGCACCGATTAATTCCTTTGATTTTTAGCCCAGCCGATTTACAACAAAACAAAATTGAGTTTCTTTACAAAAATCAATGTCAGTTGAAAGTGATTTTAGATCAAATgatatttactatttttagttCCATctcttttaattaaaatatagataaatatttatctatttatactaTATTTAAGTCTCTAATTGAACTGTTGACACGTattatatttgattattagaaataataaatatattatttggtaTCAAAGTTTGACATTTTCTTTTTAACATGGTATCTATATTTTTTTTTCAgtgtaatacttatatttaacaaaagttatatattttgttaCTTGAAGGTAACAATGTTCACTTTTTagtatttaattgattttagAGTTAGATTTGATAAAAGTTAATTTCTaatgttattatttttaaatttttataattttttaataaaaaattagtgttaattatgaatttgtataattttgtgtttaattttttaacTATAGTTTGATGGAagtattttaatttgggttttaaggtcaatttgatgaaattttatgaattttcatcaaatcaattcTAAAACCTGGATAAACAATGAAAAGTTAACATCATTAGCTtcaagtactaaaatgtataacttTTATCAAATACATGCACCACATTGGATAATAATAACACATATACCGCATTAGAAATAATACCAAAATTAGATACCAAATTATGGATTAAACCTAAATATTATTTAGACTATCTTTTACTATATAAAATCCATAAAACCAATTTAAAACTAGAATAAATGCACATGCAATGGAAATTAAATTTAACACAACAAAAGTTtgttttaattttgatattaagtaAATTGATGGTTCTCAAAAAATTAATGTAATTTAATTCTTATTAAATTCAAAGTAAGTAATTATTGCTATATTTTATGTAAATCAAGCTAAATTTGTTAAAGCAAAATCAAATTGATAACAATTTGTAAACTTTaaaagctaaatttattattatataaaaatatatataattgataaaAATAGTAATATTGTAATTAATTGTACTTAATAACTTACTTTtgaattaacaaaattaaattatttttacaatttttttgagTAAAATCAGTTTATTAATATCAAAATAGAGATAGGaggtaaaatttttaatatatattaatcgaATAAGAAAAATAGTCCAACCCTCCACCCTAGTCTCAAGCGATGAATATTGCTTCACTTAATTATTGTTTAGTAAAAAGAAATACAGAAAGGTTACAAATGAGAAGGAAATCATATTTCTGCCAAGTGTCCTGGAAGTTTGCGCAGCTAGCGACTCTGGAAAAATCAAAGCTCATTACATAACTAAACGTAATTATACTTTAATTAAATGCTGTATTGGAAAAGAGAAGACAAAGACCCAAATTTGAGGTTTCTCGTGACGGATGGATCACAATTTACTCATATACTATTTGAACCCCCCAAACAAAAGTTTACTTAGATATCACTGCTGGTTAAGCTCTTCCCCCTTGCAATCCAACCATAAAAGATTTCTTTTTAAACTTTTATCACACTTCTTAGTTGGTCATTTCTCAGTTCCCCACAGATTTGAGTGATCCAAGCAGTAAAATCAAGTTCTTTTTAAAAGGTATATTTTGCATATGGGTTGTTCCAGTTTTTCTTGGATCTCTGCCAGTTtccaactttgtttttttttttgacttaGGAAGAGTTTAAAGTTGTCGCAGCCTTTTAATCTGTCTTTGATCATTGTTCTTAAGACTAGTTGCATATTGTGGCCATGGAATCTTGGGACCACTAACAAAGTAATTTGCTTTTTGTCTGATTTTATTTCATTGTGGACTAAGAGTCTATTTTTTAGCCGAGGTATGgtcttttaatgttttttaatttattgCTTTTCTTTAGTTTTTCCTGACATTTTGGTTTATTGGTTAATAAATTCAGCAATGGAATCCATCTGCATATCGCTAAAGGCTACTGCAACCGCCAGTCCGGTTAATATCAGCCAAGGTCGTAGTAATGGAGGCACTGTTTTCTGGGGTGAGACTATTAGAGGAGGTTGGGATTTTGGAACACAGTTATCGAAGAGTTTGAGAGCTGAAAATGGTGTCAAAAAAGCTAAACCGGGCGTTGCTTACTCTATTATCACCCCAGAAATTAACAAGGAGACAATGGTAagtaggaaaaaaaaaaaagaaagtattTCTAATGTTATGTTTGATCCAAGGATTAAACAAGTAGTACAAGATTTCTTCTAGTAAGAGCTGTTCAGATCTTTTTAAAGTGGCCTTTCGAAACTTTTGATTGTCAGAAATTTGAGACACCAAAGTTTGAGGCTCCACAAGCAGACCCAAAGAATGTGGCTTCCATCATACTGGGCGGCGGTGCTGGGACGCGCCTCTTCCCTCTTACTAGCCAAAGAGCCAAGCCAGCCGTAAGAAACCATTTTCCTAAGAGAAAGTAGAAAAactatttttatgttttgaaagTAAACATTTTTCATTTTGAAGATGAAACCCaattattaaatttcaagtcTCAGATTGGTAGGATTTTAACTTTTTCCATGATATTATTTGGTTTGCAGGTTCCAATTGGAGGGTGTTACAGGCTGATTGATATTCCAATGAGCAACTGTATCAACAGTGGGATAAAGAAGATATTTATCTTAACTCAGTTTAACTCCTTCTCCCTCAATCGTCACTTAGCTCGTACTTACAACTTTGGGAATGGTGTAAATTTTGGAGATGGTTTGGTTGAGGTAAAGCCATACTGATTTAGCCTTACTATGCATATTATTTAGAAATCCATGTTAATGCGTGGATCATGATGTTTTACAATTTCCATTCTCATAAAATGTAATTATCTTTTCTGAAAGTTTTGATGAAGCTACGTTTGCTTGTCATAGGTTCTGGCGGCCACTCAAACACCAGGAGAAGCTGGGAAGAAGTGGTTCCAAGGAACTGCTGATGCTGTGAGGCAATTTGTGTGGGTTTTTGAGGTTAGTTAATAGATTTTGTACTTGAGCTGAAATCATCCGCCTTCATCATGAAAGTTGACCAAAAATGATTTGTTTCACTACCACCAGGATGCCAAAGCCAAGGATGTGGAGCATGTATTGATATTGTCCGGAGATCATCTTTACCGAGCAGACTATATGGATTTTGTTCAGGCACGTGGCTAGATTACTAAGAGTGGAAAAATATCAGTCGGAGACTCTTCTTTTCTACTTCCTCACGAAGGAAGGTTGCTCCTCGAAAAATCATCTGGCTAAACATCAGTTATATCTTTCTTGCAGAAGCATATTGACTCAAATGCTGATATCACAGTCTCATGTTTACCAATGGACGACAGGTACTTATTAATTATCATTTTATGTCATATCATTTTGAATATTATAAGATGAGTGTAATGGCTATATCTTTTATATATGATTCTCTTAGTGTATCAAGTTTTTGCAATATTCCCGTATTGGTCTCTATCGCTCAGAGCATTAAGTATATACTAATGGTTGCTTGGAATTCGGGAATTAACTTCACTCTTTCTGCAGCCGTGCATCGGATTATGGATTGATGAAGATAGATGGAACAGGACGAATTGTCCAGTTTGCCGAGAAACCAAAGGGCCCTAATCTTAAAGCAATGGTATGTGCTTGTACTCGTACCCCGCATTTTTGTAATTTCAAATATAATTAGTGATCTTGTTTGTTTCACGTGTACTACAGCAAGTTGATACCTCCATATTAGGACTATCAGCTCAAGATGCTGCAAGATATCCGTACATTGCATCAATGGGTGTGTATGTGTTTAAAACTAGTGTCTTGTTAAAGCTTCTAACTCGAAGCTATCCCTCATGCAATGATTTTGGCTCTGAGATTATTCCGTCTGCTGTGAAGGAACACAAAGTCCAGGCACGTTGACTTTCACATGAATTATTACCTGTAGTTTTTGCTGTGTATTTTTCAGTAGTAATCTGTTACTATTTGCAATAATGTGGACTTCAAATCTAGTGATCAAACTGCTGAATTTCTGGCTGTTTGGATGTTTTGCAGGCATATTTGTTCAATGACTATTGGGAAGACATTGGAACAATAAAATCTTTCTTTGATGCTAATTTAGCGCTCACAGAACAGGTTACTCGCACTTTTCTGTATAAGTTCTAATCTTTTATGTGATTTACCTATCAAAATAGATACTAAATCTCCTTTTATGAATTATCTGCTTGCAATAACCTACCAAGTATATGATCTTAAAGAACTGGCTGCGGCAACAAACACTTGTGCATTTTTGTGTATAGATCCTCTGATTAAGATTCTGTCATGTCATCATGTTTGTATATAGACAAAGAAATCATTTGCCTTATCATTCAGTATGTGGCACTACGAGACACCTCACTTGTTCCACTAGTGTACCTCTCATAAGCCTAAGCATAATATTTGGTGTTTATCTGGTGAAAACTGATTATCCATGTTCCCCATGCAGCCACCAAAGTTTGAATTTTATGATCCAAAGACACCTTTCTATACATCTCCAAGATTCTTGCCTCCTACCAAAGTTGATGAATGCAAGGTATGCCATAAAGCTTTAATCTATGCTGTGAATAATAATTTGATCGTCTTATCTCATGGCTAATTGCTTACTGCAGATTGTTGACTCCATAATTTCACATGGTTGTTTCTTGCGAGAATGTAGTGTTCAACACTCTATAGTCGGTGTGCGCTCACGTTTGGAGTCCGGCGTTGATCTTCAGGTGATTCAACATCTTCTCTTTCCCTTAGAAAAGCATCTGACAAGGATTAGAAGTAGTTTTTTTTTCGATAATAAACTGTATCTGGTGTGAGAAATTATCTTCATACATGTGTTCTTTTGCAGGATACCATGATGATGGGAGCAGACTACTACCAAACCGAGTCCGAAATAGCATCTCTGCTAGCAGAAGGGAAGGTTCCTATTGGTGTCGGACAGAATACCAAGATCAAGTAAGATTTTAGATTGAAAAAACTGTCTCTAGACCAACTAAACTTTTTTTATTCTATAACTTTGTACCAGATAAATCTCcacatataagaaaatatttgtcTTTAAAACAGCTCCTTACATCGTCAACTAAAACTTCTTGCATTCTGATTTTGAAGGAATTGCATAATTGACAAGAATGCCAAGATAGGAAAAGATGTAATCATATCAAACACTGATGTGAGTGTTACCTTGCTTGCTTCTATAAATGTGGAATGTTCCCTTGATAACTTTAATTTACTTTCATCCGCCCAGGCTGTTGAAGAAGCTGAGAGACCAGAAGATGGGTTTTACATTAGGTCTGGGATCACAGTGATAATGAAGAATGCAACCATCCGAGATGGAACTGTCATATAAAACATTTTAACTTTGAATCCTTCCAGAGGCTGATTCTGTTCTGTGCTGAACCGGTGATGGAAAGCCGAGTCCAAGGGAAAAATATATCTAGGACTTTATGCTTATGTAAAATTCTGAAGTTCCTATGTACTTTTCAACTAAGTTCAAACACCATTTGTTTTATTCGTCTCTTAGTAGCACAAACACAAGCTTACAGCAGAAAATAAGCTGGTTCATCAGATTAGTACACAATCACAGAATGTATCACTCTTTAGTTAAGAACAACTCATTTTTAGAAGAGTTCATCTAATTGTAAaccctaaataaataaataaaaaactagGACATCATCTTGAAACTTTATCTTCAACACTTCTATATTACTACAAGACCAtcatgtatttttattttctcaattTTCCGTTTTGCTGACACCATTTCCAGACCACCATTGTGCTCTTCTGATTTCCCTTGCTTTGTTCCATTTCTCGATGTCTCTCAACCTTACATACATCTTTCGAATACGATTAAGTTTCTGAGATTCTTGAGTGATGAGGTCGACAGTTGAGGTGCCTTGGCTCATGATTACCTCATACCCATCTCCGTAAGAGTCCATTCCTTCGGCTAACAGTTGCCAGAATAGCCCACCGATGGCTGCACCTCCACCCCTGGCTGATGAGTAAATCGCTGTGTAAACAGTGTTGTACAGCTCGTCTCTTTGGTTAGGACCCGCAATTTTCAAAGATTTTCCGAACTCGGCAAAGAGCAATGGTTTCTGAAGGATGTTCTGAGCATCTTGGATGTGATTGTACAGCCAATTATTCAAGAAGGCAATTTGGCTTTCATCACTTGAGCTTTGTAACCTGCTCAACCAGCAAAATTTTGTATACATTGGCTTACAATTTTTACTTAAAAAGGGGATAGTTTCTactgaacatatatatatttaccatTGATCAGGATATGAATGAACTGTCGCAAAGTCAATGCCAGGGATCTGATTATTTGCAATGAAATCCGTTCCTACTTGAAAGTTAGGGTTATATTGCTGTTTTTGAGATGATGATGGTCCATAAAACCCTTCTAAACCAGCTTCTAGTAAGTGATTTCCATCAATGGACTTTACATGAGAAGCCATCTCTGTAATCCAGGCCTGTTCAGCAAACACAATCAAAGTAAAATGTGTAGGGTGGATAAAAAAAGTAATGTTTTTGTTGATAATGCAAACATATCTAATCTTCACCTAATTTGTGTAACCTAACACAAAGAATGGACTAGGTTATGTAGGTTCCCAGTCTCATTAGACCACCACCGCATCTTTGAATATTGGAGGCAGGTAAGGGTTAAATCCACCCCAAAAAAGTTAATACTAAAGATGTGTACAGTTACAACTTCTAACGCCACTAATTATGCATGGGTCGGCAAAAAGCACCGACTCAAACCATTGGCATTAAATTCCACAGCGTGTAAAAATACGTTTCATAAAAGTGAAACCAGAACAGAGTAGCAGTGAAGCAATGAAGCAAAAGAGCTTGAAGATGAGATATTGCTGACTGACCTGCATGGTCTTTCCCGATGGATCCGAGAGGCACCTAGGCTCATTCATAAGCTCCCACGCCATTATTGTTGGTTCATCTTTGTAAGCCACTCCAGTCAGGGTGTTACGTCTTGTAAGAACAGTCTGGTACGCCCAAAATAAATGAGTTTACTCTTGCATTAATTACATATCTACTATTACCAGTTATATTATGTCCGGGAAATGTTCATCAACCTATGTCTAAATTAGTAcaataaattaattattcaatATAATATCTTATCGCTGTCATTTCTATAAATGTCAGAAAAGATGGAAGGGCAAGCGTATAAAATGTTAAATTAGACTATTAGAGAAAGAGAGAGAAGGGGGGAAAAACAGAGACTGACCTTGATGTGGTTCTTGTAGTATTCTTTAACAACAGAGTTGGTAAAGAAATCATCATCAGAGCCAATGGATTGTCCTTCATTTCTTGCCCAGTTCACATACTGTTTCTTCCCTCCAAATTGATCATAGTTATTCGCGAAGCTTAAAACCAGCTTAATCCCATATCTCTTGGCCTCAGATCCTACAAAATCCAATCCCTTcaaggaaataaaaaaaaaaacaaatgttgAGAACCAGATCACGGACCAGATTTTTAACCTGACAAGTATTTTGATTCGAACCTGGAACATTTGTTCATTGTAGGAGCCAGGCGAGTACTGAAGAGGCCTGTCTCCACCATCACTGAAAGCCCAAGTTCTGGCTATGGTGAGACCGTGCTCTTTAGCTTGTTGAAACGCAGATGAGACTTTGCTTCTCTGAGATGAATCAGAGGCCATGTACATGAGCCAATAAGCATTGAACCCATTTGCATAGAAAGGACTTCCACGCAACATTAGCTGCAGTCCTTTAGTTTTGATAAACCCGTCATCAGCTTTGACACGCAGGAGAAAATTTCCTTGTTGAAATAACAAAAAAAGGAGCAA is part of the Gossypium arboreum isolate Shixiya-1 chromosome 5, ASM2569848v2, whole genome shotgun sequence genome and harbors:
- the LOC108456953 gene encoding glucose-1-phosphate adenylyltransferase large subunit, chloroplastic/amyloplastic-like isoform X1, with protein sequence MESICISLKATATASPVNISQGRSNGGTVFWGETIRGGWDFGTQLSKSLRAENGVKKAKPGVAYSIITPEINKETMKFETPKFEAPQADPKNVASIILGGGAGTRLFPLTSQRAKPAVPIGGCYRLIDIPMSNCINSGIKKIFILTQFNSFSLNRHLARTYNFGNGVNFGDGLVEVLAATQTPGEAGKKWFQGTADAVRQFVWVFEDAKAKDVEHVLILSGDHLYRADYMDFVQKHIDSNADITVSCLPMDDSRASDYGLMKIDGTGRIVQFAEKPKGPNLKAMQVDTSILGLSAQDAARYPYIASMGVYVFKTSVLLKLLTRSYPSCNDFGSEIIPSAVKEHKVQAYLFNDYWEDIGTIKSFFDANLALTEQPPKFEFYDPKTPFYTSPRFLPPTKVDECKIVDSIISHGCFLRECSVQHSIVGVRSRLESGVDLQDTMMMGADYYQTESEIASLLAEGKVPIGVGQNTKIKNCIIDKNAKIGKDVIISNTDAVEEAERPEDGFYIRSGITVIMKNATIRDGTVI
- the LOC108456953 gene encoding glucose-1-phosphate adenylyltransferase large subunit, chloroplastic/amyloplastic-like isoform X2 — translated: MESICISLKATATASPVNISQGRSNGGTVFWGETIRGGWDFGTQLSKSLRAENGVKKAKPGVAYSIITPEINKETMKFETPKFEAPQADPKNVASIILGGGAGTRLFPLTSQRAKPAVPIGGCYRLIDIPMSNCINSGIKKIFILTQFNSFSLNRHLARTYNFGNGVNFGDGLVEVLAATQTPGEAGKKWFQGTADAVRQFVWVFEDAKAKDVEHVLILSGDHLYRADYMDFVQKHIDSNADITVSCLPMDDSRASDYGLMKIDGTGRIVQFAEKPKGPNLKAMQVDTSILGLSAQDAARYPYIASMGVYVFKTSVLLKLLTRSYPSCNDFGSEIIPSAVKEHKVQAYLFNDYWEDIGTIKSFFDANLALTEQPPKFEFYDPKTPFYTSPRFLPPTKVDECKIVDSIISHGCFLRECSVQHSIVGVRSRLESGVDLQDTMMMGADYYQTESEIASLLAEGKVPIGVGQNTKIKLLKKLRDQKMGFTLGLGSQ
- the LOC108456954 gene encoding mannan endo-1,4-beta-mannosidase 7-like, whose amino-acid sequence is MKHWGLILLLFLLFQQGNFLLRVKADDGFIKTKGLQLMLRGSPFYANGFNAYWLMYMASDSSQRSKVSSAFQQAKEHGLTIARTWAFSDGGDRPLQYSPGSYNEQMFQGLDFVGSEAKRYGIKLVLSFANNYDQFGGKKQYVNWARNEGQSIGSDDDFFTNSVVKEYYKNHIKTVLTRRNTLTGVAYKDEPTIMAWELMNEPRCLSDPSGKTMQAWITEMASHVKSIDGNHLLEAGLEGFYGPSSSQKQQYNPNFQVGTDFIANNQIPGIDFATVHSYPDQWLQSSSDESQIAFLNNWLYNHIQDAQNILQKPLLFAEFGKSLKIAGPNQRDELYNTVYTAIYSSARGGGAAIGGLFWQLLAEGMDSYGDGYEVIMSQGTSTVDLITQESQKLNRIRKMYVRLRDIEKWNKAREIRRAQWWSGNGVSKTEN